TGAGCAACTTCATTATCCCCCATGAGGTATCCGGATCTAAATTACCTGTAGGTTCATCAGCTATCAAAATAGAAGGATTATTCACAATAGCTCTTGCCAACGAAACTCTCTGCTGCTCTCCTCCTGACAGCTCAGACGGATAATTGTTTGCCTTCTGTCCCAAACGTACCATATTTAAAACCATTGGAACTCTACGCTTTATATCCTTACTTGAGGCCTCCACTATTTCCATCGCAAAGGCCACATTTTCATATACAGTCTTGTTACTAATAAGTCTAAAATCCTGGAACACCACCCCCAAATTTCTCCTGAAATATGGTATTTCTCTCCTTTTTAATTGAGATAAAACAAAATCATTTATTATTATTTCCCCACTTGTAGGGGTAATCTCTCTCAACAATAACTTTAAAAAAGTGGACTTCCCTGCACCGCTAGCCCCCACTATAAAAACAAACTCTCCATTATCTATCCTAATATTTATATTAGACAATGCTTCTGTATTATTGGGATATACTTTTGATACATTATATAGCTCTATCACTTATGACCTCTCCTATCAAATCCCTCATTTTATTAAATTCGACGTAATCTTAATAAATCCTTCATTTTTTTTAATAAAAATTTAACTTTTATTTAAAATTATTTTTTATCTTCTTTATATTTTATATAATTGTTTATCATCATTATCAATTTAAAAGTCACAGCATCATCAAAATTTCTCAAATCCAGACCTGTGATCTTTTGAATTTTATCCAACCTATATACAAGAGTATTTCTATGAATATAAAGCTGTCTGGAAGTTTCACTGAGGTTTAAACTATTTTGAAAAAACTTTTCTATGGTCAAATACATTTCCTCATTTAAAAGCTTATCTTTTTCCTTTCCAAATACTTCGTTGTAAAAGGACAAACATTTTTCTAAATCAAGACCATATAACAGTCTCTCTAACGTAAGCTGTTCATATGCAAAAACATCTTTGTCTCTGCTGAATATAGTTCCTATGTTTAATGCAAGTTGAGCCTCCTGGTATGATGCGGATAAATCTTTTATATTGTCTTTTATCCTTCCGATACCTACACTGGATTTTATAAATGTTTCATTCAATATGCTGCTTACGATAGCTTCGCCTACCTCTAACATTTCCTCATTGCTGGCACCCTCATCATTAAATGTCTTTATAAGTACAAACATATCATCGGAAATAGACACAATAAAATCGTTGGAATTTTGTGCAAAGGCCTTCACCAGCATTTCTTTAATAAGGCCTATATTTTCATTCCGCGAAACAAGTCTTATTATTAAAATACATCTTTTGATTTCGGCCTTTAAGTTATATTCCTTCAAGTATCCATATAATTCTATAGGGTTCATCTGACCTAAAATAATCTTTTTAAACACGCTTTTCTTAGCAAGCTTGGTATTGGCCGACTTTAGATTGGCTTCTATAATGCCTTTTATAAAGTATGCGTAATTCTGAACCTCCTCTGAACAATTATCTAACTGTATAAATAAAGCTCTTTTTCCACCTGCTGATAATCTCTGATATGTTTTGTTGTCATATACAACCATATCCTTATCTAGATCGAATCTTCTATTTGCAATATTTGTATCTATCAGGCTCGGATTGTATCCATGCCTGCTAGTACATACTAACTTTCCTTTTAAATTAAATATATCAATATCATACCCGATCTTTTCAGCCGCATCTTTTATAATTTTATTTAATTTTGCCTTTGTTAACATAATTACATCACCCAATATATTATAAATAATAAACTAAAAAAAAGAAAGCAAAACAACAAAATTTAATTTTATTGTTCTGCTTTCTGCACTGTAATATTCTCTGTATCATTACATTATCTATTTAATATTGTTTCTTCTGTGTCTTTGTCAAAAAGGTGAATCTTGTTTGCATTCAATGCAATATCTATAGTATCTCCAGTTCTTGCAGTTGATCTTGGATCTACTCTTGCAACCATATTATTGCCGTTAATAATTAGATACAGATAAGTTTCAGAACCCATCAGCTCAACTACTTCCACACTAGCCTTAACGATAGTTTCTGGTGAATTCTTCAAGAATATTTCCTCATCATGCAAATCTTCAGGTCTTATTCCCATTGTCACTTCTTTGCCTATATATGACTGATCCTTTAATTTCTTGACTTTGCCTTCTGGAAGAGGAATTTTATTTTTGCCAAATTGTACACAAATAACATCGCCTTCTTTAACCAGTTTAGCATCTGCAAAGTTCATCTGAGGACTTCCAATAAAACCTGCCACAAATTCATTATCAGGAACATTATACAAGTTTTGAGGTGTATCAACTTGCTGTATAACACCATCTTTCATTACTACAATCCTTGTACCCATTGTCATGGCCTCTGTCTGGTCATGGGTAACGTATATAAATGTAGTCTGCAATCTCTGATGAAGTTTTGTAATTTCGGTTCTCATCTGTACCCTTAATTTTGCATCTAGGTTTGAAAGAGGCTCATCCATCAAGAATACTTTCGGTTCACGCACTATTGCACGTCCTAAAGCAACTCTCTGTCTTTGACCACCTGACAAAGCCTTTGGCTTTCTATTCAACAAATGCTCGATATCCAATATTTTTGCTGCTTCTTTAACTCTTCTGTCGATTTCAGCTTTAGGAGTCTTTCTCAATTTCAAGCCAAATGCCATATTTTCATAAACTGTCATATGTGGATACAATGCGTAGTTTTGGAAAACCATTGCTATATCTCTATCTTTTGGAGCAACATCGTTTACTAATTTATCTCCTATATATAGTTCCCCTTCGGTTATCTCTTCCAATCCTGCAACCATTCTCAAGGTTGTAGATTTTCCACATCCAGAAGGCCCAACCAATACTATAAATTCCTTATCCTCTATATCAAGATTAAAGTTATCTACAGCTTTAACGTCTCCAGGATAAACCTTCTGAATGTTTTTTAACGTAAGACCTGCCATTTAAACCCCTCCAAATGTTTTAGTATACTATTATTATAAGTGTACAAGCAAAATAAAACTATTGATATAATAAACAAAATTTTAGTAAAGCTTTTTGTGTACTTTTTATAAACTGCAATATGCAGTTTTATAATAATGACCGCATTTTAAATATTATAATGATAGCCATTATTTTAAATCAAATGCAGGGGTAGACAAATATCTTTCTCCAGTATCGGGAAGAAATACAACAATCCATTTTCCTTGGTTGTGCGGTCTTCTCGCAATCTGTTCGGCTGCAAACACAGCTGCACCTGATGAAATACCAACTAGCAAACCTTCTAATTTTGCAAGTTGTCTCATAGTCTCAAAAGCTTGATCATTCTCTACTTTAAAAACTTCATCTACCACATTTTCATCAAATACGTTAGGTATAAAGCCAGCACCTATACCTTGAATTTGATGCAAGCCAGGTTCTCCTCCTGATAAAACAGGTGAATCTGACGGCTCAATAGCTACTATCTTTATATCAGAATTTTTTTGTTTGAGTGCCTTACCTACACCAGAAATTGTCCCTCCCGTACCTACACCTGCAACAAATATATCTATCCTACCTCCAGTATCTTCCCATATTTCTTGTGCCGTTGTATTGCGATGAATTTCAGGATTTGCAGGATTTTTAAATTGTTGAGGAATAAATGAATTGGGAATCTGTTTTGCCAATTCTTCTGCCTTTCGAATAGCCCCTTTCATTCCATTAACACCTGGAGTTAAAATCAGCTCTGCCCCTAATGCCTTTAAAAATCTCCTTCGTTCTAAACTCATGGTATCAGGCATAGTGAGAATTAATCTGTAATTTCTAGCCGCTGCTACAAAAGCTAATCCAATACCCGTATTACCACTAGTAGGTTCAATGATAACAGTATCCTTATCTATAAGTCCTTTCTCTTCAGCATCCTTTATCATTGCATAGCCAACTCTATCCTTTACACTTCCAGCAGGATTAAAATATTCAAGCTTACAAATTAATTTTGCCGCAATACCGTATTTCTTGCTATAGTTTGATAGCTCAAGCATAGGTGTATTACCAATTAAGTCAGTCAAACTCTTTGCTATTCTTGCCATATCCTCGCCTCCATTTATCATCAAATTTAAACCCAAAGAAGCCTCCTATGATAAAATATTATATCATAGGAGGCTTCTTTGCTCATCAGACGATTCATCTCACCTTATACAAATATCGCTGCTAAAATAGCTACAAAAATGATAGTTACAACCCCTTGCAATAAAGTTGCCATAGAATGTGTCTTATAAGCAGTGGTAGTATCTAAATTAGAAAACTGGCTTACAACCCAATAATAGCTATCATTGGCATGTGAAAATGTCATAGCTCCTGCCCCTGTAGCCATTACCACTAATGCCTTTGCTATAGAGCTGTCCAGCCCTAATGCAGGCAAAAGCGGTGCAACTATAGCAGATGTAGTGATCAAAGCAACAGTAGAGGATCCTTGCGCAGTTTTTAATGCAGCTGCTATTATAAATGGAAGGAATATTCCTAAGTTAAGAGTGGATAAAGATTCCCCTAAATAATCAGCTATAGGTGTAGCTTTTAAGATTGCTCCGAAAGCACCTCCGGCACCAGTTATCATTATTATAGATGCTGCATTTTTCATACCTTCTCCTACCCAACCGTTGAGATATTCTGCTTTCCAGGAAGGTAGCAATCTAAACGAAATAAATATACCTATCAGAAGTGCAACAGTTGGATCACCTATAAAACTCAAAAAAGTCTTAAAATTTCCTGTCCCAAATACAGCACTTGGAAATTCTGCAATAGATTTTAATGCTATTAATATTATGGGAATTAAAATAGGAGCAAATGCGTCAAATGTGCCTGGAAGGTTTTGTTGTTCATCCTCAACATCTATCTCAATATCCGGCTCTACCCAGTAACGATTACAAAATCTTGTTGCCCAAAAATATCCTACTATTATTGCAGGTATAGATGTAATAATTCCAATACCTATCACTGTCCCTAAATCGGCACCTATCGTACCCGCAGCTGCTATAGGTCCAGGGGTAGGTGGTACTAATGTATGAGTGGCATATAATCCTGTTGATAGTGCAACCGCCATCGTTGCCATAGAAATCTTAGATTTCTTGGCCAACGATTTGTTCAAAGATGACAAGATGACAAATCCGCTGTCACAAAAAACAGGTATAGAAACGATAGCACCTGTTATAGACATAGAAAGTGCAGCCTTAGCTTTGCCCACTATTCTCAATACTGTGTTGGCAAGAGTCAGTGTTCCTTTTGATTTTTCAAGTATAGTTCCGATTATCGTTCCGGCTATTATAACTATACCAATAGAGGTCAATATTCCTCCAAATCCTCCTGTAATAGTTTTAATAATATCCAATGCCGGCATCTTTGCTAAAAACCCAACTATAAACGCAGCCAATAATAAAACTAAAAAAGGATTCATTTTAACTTTAGAAGTCATAATGATTATAAAGGCAATAGAAAGTACAAGAACTACCAAAAGCAATGGTCCTGTTAACATCGATATTACCTCCTCTAAAAGATATTATTGTTTAGATATAAATAACAAGATCAAATCATGTATCTCCCCCCTTATCCATCTTTTAGTTTACATAAAAAATTACAACATATTCTTTTAGTATGCTGCTGTTACGTATAAAATTTATAGTAAAAATTTATTGAAAATCTGATATAGATTTTATGATGTGTAATATGGTGTATATAATAGTTAAATGGTGAAATATGCAATAATACATATTATTTGATAATTCTTCCTTAACTATAATTATATTACTTTATACAAAAATATCAAGATCTGTTTTGCATTTAAAATCCTGCATGATAATATTGATTGTTTTTTAACATGGATTTTGACCGATATCCAGTTAACATTCCAAAAATAATGCATAATAACCACATATATATGCATCTTACTCAAAGTTTTATGCGAGTCACCAAAACAATGTTTGATATTTTTTTAACAATGTTATAATGAAATCGCAGTCAAAAATAATGAACAATACACAGCGGAGGTGCTTTATATGAAAGCTTTTGTAATGAAA
This window of the Clostridia bacterium genome carries:
- the ftsE gene encoding cell division ATP-binding protein FtsE — encoded protein: MIELYNVSKVYPNNTEALSNINIRIDNGEFVFIVGASGAGKSTFLKLLLREITPTSGEIIINDFVLSQLKRREIPYFRRNLGVVFQDFRLISNKTVYENVAFAMEIVEASSKDIKRRVPMVLNMVRLGQKANNYPSELSGGEQQRVSLARAIVNNPSILIADEPTGNLDPDTSWGIMKLLIDINRRGTTVIIATHDRDIVNLMRKRVITLRKGFIVRDMEKGVYDSEVEDY
- the ugpC gene encoding sn-glycerol-3-phosphate ABC transporter ATP-binding protein UgpC — translated: MAGLTLKNIQKVYPGDVKAVDNFNLDIEDKEFIVLVGPSGCGKSTTLRMVAGLEEITEGELYIGDKLVNDVAPKDRDIAMVFQNYALYPHMTVYENMAFGLKLRKTPKAEIDRRVKEAAKILDIEHLLNRKPKALSGGQRQRVALGRAIVREPKVFLMDEPLSNLDAKLRVQMRTEITKLHQRLQTTFIYVTHDQTEAMTMGTRIVVMKDGVIQQVDTPQNLYNVPDNEFVAGFIGSPQMNFADAKLVKEGDVICVQFGKNKIPLPEGKVKKLKDQSYIGKEVTMGIRPEDLHDEEIFLKNSPETIVKASVEVVELMGSETYLYLIINGNNMVARVDPRSTARTGDTIDIALNANKIHLFDKDTEETILNR
- a CDS encoding helix-turn-helix domain-containing protein; the encoded protein is MLTKAKLNKIIKDAAEKIGYDIDIFNLKGKLVCTSRHGYNPSLIDTNIANRRFDLDKDMVVYDNKTYQRLSAGGKRALFIQLDNCSEEVQNYAYFIKGIIEANLKSANTKLAKKSVFKKIILGQMNPIELYGYLKEYNLKAEIKRCILIIRLVSRNENIGLIKEMLVKAFAQNSNDFIVSISDDMFVLIKTFNDEGASNEEMLEVGEAIVSSILNETFIKSSVGIGRIKDNIKDLSASYQEAQLALNIGTIFSRDKDVFAYEQLTLERLLYGLDLEKCLSFYNEVFGKEKDKLLNEEMYLTIEKFFQNSLNLSETSRQLYIHRNTLVYRLDKIQKITGLDLRNFDDAVTFKLIMMINNYIKYKEDKK
- the cysK gene encoding cysteine synthase A, producing the protein MARIAKSLTDLIGNTPMLELSNYSKKYGIAAKLICKLEYFNPAGSVKDRVGYAMIKDAEEKGLIDKDTVIIEPTSGNTGIGLAFVAAARNYRLILTMPDTMSLERRRFLKALGAELILTPGVNGMKGAIRKAEELAKQIPNSFIPQQFKNPANPEIHRNTTAQEIWEDTGGRIDIFVAGVGTGGTISGVGKALKQKNSDIKIVAIEPSDSPVLSGGEPGLHQIQGIGAGFIPNVFDENVVDEVFKVENDQAFETMRQLAKLEGLLVGISSGAAVFAAEQIARRPHNQGKWIVVFLPDTGERYLSTPAFDLK
- a CDS encoding GntP family permease — encoded protein: MLTGPLLLVVLVLSIAFIIIMTSKVKMNPFLVLLLAAFIVGFLAKMPALDIIKTITGGFGGILTSIGIVIIAGTIIGTILEKSKGTLTLANTVLRIVGKAKAALSMSITGAIVSIPVFCDSGFVILSSLNKSLAKKSKISMATMAVALSTGLYATHTLVPPTPGPIAAAGTIGADLGTVIGIGIITSIPAIIVGYFWATRFCNRYWVEPDIEIDVEDEQQNLPGTFDAFAPILIPIILIALKSIAEFPSAVFGTGNFKTFLSFIGDPTVALLIGIFISFRLLPSWKAEYLNGWVGEGMKNAASIIMITGAGGAFGAILKATPIADYLGESLSTLNLGIFLPFIIAAALKTAQGSSTVALITTSAIVAPLLPALGLDSSIAKALVVMATGAGAMTFSHANDSYYWVVSQFSNLDTTTAYKTHSMATLLQGVVTIIFVAILAAIFV